The window ATGAGACATCAATCCAGCGAAGCGGGTCGGTGGATGTCAGATTGACGCAATCCTGCTTGTGGATCGAGACACCGCGTCCCTGGGTGATAAAACCGACGATAGGGTCGCCCGGCAAGGGGGAGCAGCAGCGACTGATTTTGGCCAGCATGCCATCTACACCTTCAATGCTCACGCCAGACTTGTCCCGATTGGCTGATACAGTGCTCTGCGGCACAGCTGCCTCGGTCAGTTCTTCCTGCGACAATTCTGCGGTTTGAGCCACATGCTCGCCTGCACTCTCGGCAGGCAACAGTGCCCGGATGAGAGACTGCAACGTTATTTGACCATTGCCGACCTTGATCAGCATGTCGTCAAGGGAATTGCAACGCAACGCTTTGAGCAGCTGACGTATATGACCGCCCTTGATCATCCTCTTGAGGGTCATATCGTGCTTTTTCAGCTCACGCTCGCAGATCTCCCGGCCAAGCTTGAGTGCCTTCTCCTTTTCTTCACGACGCAACCATGAACGAATCCTGGCCTTTGCTCTGCTGGTCTTGACCAGATCAAGCCACCCTCTTCGCGGCGTCTGGGTAGGTGAGGTAATAATCTCGATAATATCGCCGTTCTGCAGCTTGTACTTCAGCTGTACCAACCGCCCGTTCACCTTGGCACCTACACAGTGATCGCCCACCTCAGAATGAATTGAGTACGCAAAATCAATAGGACAGCTGCCATTGGGGAACTCTTTTACCTGACCGGCAGGAGTGAGGGCATAAACATCGGGATCATAGAGCTCACCACGTACTGAATCAAGGAATTCCCGTGGATCTTCGACCTCTTGAAGAGACTTGACCAGCTTTTTCAGGTCACGAAAGAGACGTGCATCCTTATCTGTGGCCTTTTGTCCCTCTTTATACGCCCAATGTGCTGCGACACCTTCCTGGGCCACCCTGTCCATATCCTCTGTACGGATCTGGATCTCGATGAAATGGTCTCTTGGGCCAACGACCGTGGTGTGCATGGACTGGTAGTTATTGGACTTGGGGACAGAGATGAAATCCTTGATTCTGCCTGGCACCGGAGACCACTCTGCGTGAACCACACCGAGGGTTTCGTAACAATCTTTGACCGATTCGACAATAACCCTGAAGGCAACCTTGTCGTATACCCGCTCCAGTGGAATATTCTGGGCAATAAGCTTCTTGTAGATAGAATAAATATGCTTGGGTCTGCCGATGATACGAGTTGGCTCAATATCATTTTCGGCAAGCTTCTGGTGGAGTATGGCTATTACCTCGTCAACATACTCCTGTCTCTCTTCAAGAGAACTCTCCAGCTTTTCCGTCAGGTCTTTATAATCTTCGGGATAAAGATATTTGAATGAGTAGTCCTCAAGTTCACGCTTCAGCCAGTCAATACCAAGCCTTGAAGCAAGAGGAGCATAGAGATCCATGGTCTCCCGGGCAATTTCCAAC of the Desulfosediminicola ganghwensis genome contains:
- a CDS encoding RelA/SpoT family protein encodes the protein MPYSSMLNPKGLKILASNYLHGVDLSPIDKAWEVVTRVHSGKLHLSGEPYLIHLLEVSSTLASMHLDLDTVLAGLLHGVPHEGVTIEELEKDFGPDVAAIVAGATKINKVQYNSKLVSHAENVRRMLLAIAADIRVLLLKLIDRLQDLFLLDHVDRETQLEIARETMDLYAPLASRLGIDWLKRELEDYSFKYLYPEDYKDLTEKLESSLEERQEYVDEVIAILHQKLAENDIEPTRIIGRPKHIYSIYKKLIAQNIPLERVYDKVAFRVIVESVKDCYETLGVVHAEWSPVPGRIKDFISVPKSNNYQSMHTTVVGPRDHFIEIQIRTEDMDRVAQEGVAAHWAYKEGQKATDKDARLFRDLKKLVKSLQEVEDPREFLDSVRGELYDPDVYALTPAGQVKEFPNGSCPIDFAYSIHSEVGDHCVGAKVNGRLVQLKYKLQNGDIIEIITSPTQTPRRGWLDLVKTSRAKARIRSWLRREEKEKALKLGREICERELKKHDMTLKRMIKGGHIRQLLKALRCNSLDDMLIKVGNGQITLQSLIRALLPAESAGEHVAQTAELSQEELTEAAVPQSTVSANRDKSGVSIEGVDGMLAKISRCCSPLPGDPIVGFITQGRGVSIHKQDCVNLTSTDPLRWIDVSWAGMEEKYYNVAIHIKAENRRGIFAEISAVISADNANIADISGRTTVEETADLHITLEVKDLEHLKTIMQHIRQMEHVISARRI